One genomic region from Kwoniella dejecticola CBS 10117 chromosome 1, complete sequence encodes:
- a CDS encoding 60S ribosomal protein uL2, with product MGRVIRAQRKSGGIFKSHTHHNKNPARLRNLDFAEKNGYIRGVVREIIHDAGRGAPLATVVFRDPYRYKLRKETFLATEGISTGSFIYAGKKATLNVGNVLPIAQCPEGTIISNVEEKIGDRGALARTSGNYATVIGHSETGVTRIRLPSGAKKTISSRCRATVGIIAGGGRIDKPFLKAGRKHHAMRAKRNSWPRTRGVAMNPVDHPHGGGNHQHIGHASTMARDAPSGQKAGLIAARRTGLLRGTAGKTVDTA from the exons ATGGGT CGAGTCATCCGAGCTCAAAGAAAATCCGGGGGTATCTTCAAGTCCCACACTCACCACAACAAGAACCCGGCTCGATTGAGAAACCTCGATTTCGCCGAGAAGAACGGGTACATCCGAGGTGTGGTTAGGGAGATCATCCACGATGCTGGTCG AGGTGCTCCCCTCGCCACCGTCGTCTTCCGAGACCCATACAGATACAAGCTCCGAAAGGAAACTTTCCTCGCTACCGAGGGTATCTCCACTGGATCTTTCATCTACGCCGGTAAGAAGGCTACCCTGAACGTCGGAAACGTTCTCCCCATCGCCCAATGTCCCGAAGGAACCATCATCTCCAAcgtcgaggagaagatcggaGACCGAGGAGCCTTAGCCAGAACTTCCGGAAACTACGCCACCGTCATCGGACACTCTGAGACCGGTGTCACCCGAATCAGATTACCTTCGGGTGCCAAGAAGACCATCTCTTCCCGATGCAGAGCCACCGTCGGTATCAttgctggaggaggaagaatcgaCAAGCCGTTCCTCAAGGCCGGTAGAAAACACCACGCCATGAGAGCCAAGAGAAACTCGTGGCCCAGAACCCGAGGTGTGGCTATGAACCCCGTCGATCACCCTCACGGTGGTGGTAACCATCAACACATTGGTCACGCTTCTACAATGGCCCGAGATGCTCCTTCGGGTCAAAAGGCTGGTCTTATCGCTGCCAGAAGAACTGGTCTTCTC CGAGGTACCGCCGGAAAGACCGTCGACACCGCTTAA